In a single window of the Rhopalosiphum padi isolate XX-2018 chromosome 1, ASM2088224v1, whole genome shotgun sequence genome:
- the LOC132917613 gene encoding ATP-binding cassette sub-family G member 8, which yields MPGPRRFSSGGVGGGGQAWEMGERRYSVAGTDPHLSHHAVTSMGPPASEDLHAWSIYRQNLNSDFTDSALGSSEKSPLPYGNFQLRESTVQSILSHPRYGPKYDVHKSPLSSNMYTYLKFGLPRVFPPNSRRDGSSGYDSSEDGAAIRSQRPYTRTRSDPDFCNHALYHGGPTLQRHHPGRRGKSISEANLLAPHGYPIRQELPTMRRSVHDLRALSEMNHHHHHYTNPAHHYSSHHLTSGRPASIAVVGTTATTPRDRSISMMSNLSPNRSDIYGQPAIVYPYLQVRGLEIPGSSDGKRPKIQGISFEVQAGEVMAFMMTSEREGEALLSSLANRHPCHVQHILLNGQNISISSFSKHIAYIPAEAKLAPNLSVAQTLAFYSHLRKAPVRAIPKVSQNDQMGVLIEELGLGQVLNTNVSELTASEAQRLSVACHLMSDAEIIMLDRPTVTMDIFDTFFLVEFLRQWAAGAPTGVNPRIVMVTLQPPTYEIFTMVSRVALISVGHLMYSGRRRNMLPYFSSADYPCPAFKNPSDYYLDLVTLDDLSAEAMLESSQRVEQLADLFRRRVEPLPDPGPPKPLPGKPRTAIVPIQIVAIILRHMAYSQPRSSLRWVSRFFIAGIMSIIFGTIFSDIPATDPQLSFGDRMGYYYSIMIVGALPLILQIALNDTHGNDRDSIESDIADNLYSRFVYIVTSIFCSIPPTALIWIVYSVPAYAMSALYHDYDLNNTEPFFTYLLNIAIHMSSLQLMATAIGYLMPDRLSSSVLTTITVLVSGVVSGILLNFSDLKKIPGVRFISTLSPTRYFMLPLLKKDHSHDILSSLASTLVCRNKQIQHQDIIVQLPCPIPNGTAALIHHGLLSPAVEPYVIFPNKDSLLAGLYLWGFFALIVIFFFISIGRFCNRFHKVSRPQR from the exons ATGCCGGGCCCGAGAAGGTTTAGTAGCGGAGGAGTAGGCGGAGGAGGCCAAGCGTGGGAAATGGGTGAACGACGATATTCTGTAGCTGGTACAGATCCTCATTTAAGCCACCATGCGGTCACGTCAATGGGACCACCAGCATCTGAAGATCTTCACGCTTGGAGTATTTACAG gcaaaatttaaattctgatttcaCGGATTCTGCTCTCGGGTCGAGTGAGAAGTCCCCCCTACCATATGGTAACTTTCAGTTGCGTGAATCTACTGTGCAGTCCATACTCAGCCATCCACGATACGGTCCAAAATATGATGTACACAAATCTCCTCTGAGCTCGAATATGTACACATACTTAAAATTTGGCTTACCCAGAGTATTTCCACCCAATAGTCGCAGGGATGGATCTAGTGGTTATGACTCGAGCGAGGATGGAGCAGCTATACGCAGCCAAAGACCGTATACGAGAACCAGAAGTGATCCGGATTTTTGCAATCACGCACTGTACCACGGCGgg CCTACTTTACAAAGACATCACCCAGGTCGTCGAGGAAAAAGTATAAGTGAAGCTAATTTACTTGCACCTCACGGATATCCTATTCGACAAGAACTACCAACAATGCGGAGAAGCGTACACGACTTGCGAGCATTATCTGAAAtgaatcatcatcatcatcattacaCTAATCCAGCACatcattatag TTCTCACCATTTAACTAGTGGTCGGCCAGCTTCCATAGCAGTTGTTGGTACAACAGCTACTACACCTAGAGATAGGAGTATTAGTATGATGAGCAATTTAAGTCCAAATCGGTCAGACATTTATGGACAACCTGCAATTGTTTATCCATATCtacag gtAAGGGGACTAGAAATACCTGGAAGTTCAGATGGAAAAAGGCCAAAAATTCAAGGGATTTCGTTTGAAGTTCAAGCTGGTGAAGTAATGGCCTTTATGATGACGTCTG aacgAGAAGGGGAAGCTCTTTTAAGTAGCCTTGCAAATCGTCACCCATGTCATGTACAGCATATATTGCTTAATGgccaaaatatttctatttcttCATTTTCTAAACATATTGCCTATATACCCGCTGAGGCTAAATTAGCTCCTAATTTAAGTGTAGCACAAACTTTAGCGTTTTATTCTCATTTACGTAAAGCTCCTGTTCGTGCCATACCAAAAGTGTCTCAAAACGACCAA ATGGGAGTACTTATTGAAGAGTTGGGTCTAGGACAAGTTTTAAATACCAATGTTTCTGAACTAACTGCCTCTGAAGCCCAAAGGTTAAGTGTTGCATGCCATTTAATGTCTGACGCAGAAATTATAATGCTTGACAGACCAACAGTGACAATGGATATATTCGACACGTTCTTTCTAGTCGAGTTTCTTAGACAATGGGCTGCTGGTGCACCaa CTGGTGTAAATCCGCGTATCGTAATGGTGACACTGCAGCCACCCACTTATGAAATATTTACCATGGTTTCAAGAGTTGCATTAATATCAGTCGGTCACTTAATGTATTCTGGTCGACGCAGAAATATGTTGCCATATTTTTCATCGGCTGATTATCCGTGTCCAGCTTTCAAAAATCCTTCAGATTATTATC ttgacttAGTCACGCTAGATGATTTATCAGCCGAGGCCATGTTAGAGTCAAGTCAAAGAGTAGAACAACTCGCAGATTTATTTAGAAGAAGAGTTGAACCTTTACCAGACCCTGGACCACCAAAACCTTTGCCAGGCAAACCACGAACTGCAATTGTGCCAATACAAATTGTTGCCATAATATT acGTCACATGGCGTATTCACAGCCAAGGAGTAGTTTACGATGGGTTTCTAGATTTTTCATTGCGGGTATAATGTCTATAATTTTTGGTACAATATTTTCGGACATTCCAGCTACGGATCCTCAACTTTCATTTGGCGACag aatgggttactattacagtattatgATAGTTGGAGCACTACCCCTCATTTTACAAATTGCATTAAATGATACTCATGGAAATGATCGTGACTCCATTGAAAGTGATATTGctgataatttatatagtcGATTTGTGTACATAGTAACGTCT attttctgCAGTATCCCTCCTACTGCTTTAATTTGGATAGTATATTCTGTGCCAGCATATGCAATGTCTGCTCTCTACCATGATTACGATTTAAACAACACGGAAccattttttacatacttat taaacattGCGATCCATATGAGTTCTCTGCAGTTAATGGCAACAGCGATAGGGTATCTGATGCCCGACCGTCTCAGTTCATCAGTACTGACAACCATTACTGTTCTTGTGTCAGGCGTTGTAAGTGGTATACTACTCAATTTTTCCGATCTTAAGAAAATACCTGGTGTTCGATTTATTTCGACTTTGTCACCGACTAGGTATTTTATGTtgccattattaaaaaaagatcaCAGTCACGACATTCTTTCTTCACTCGCTTCTACCCTTGTATGTCGCAACAAACag ATTCAACATCAAGACATAATTGTACAATTACCCTGTCCAATTCCGAATGGTACCGCAGCCTTAATTCACCATGGTTTATTGTCACCGGCGGTGGAGCCTTATGTGATATTCCCCAACAAGGATTCATTATTAGCTGGCCTCTATTTGTGGGGATTTTTTGCTTTAATCGTTATATTTTTCTTCATAAGTATTGGTAGGTTTTGTAACAGATTTCATAAAGTTTCTCGCCCACAAAGAtaa